A window of Conger conger chromosome 13, fConCon1.1, whole genome shotgun sequence contains these coding sequences:
- the tmem97 gene encoding sigma intracellular receptor 2, with translation MFTRILEIIFFFYFASHIPITLFIDLQALLPEHIYPQTLKDLLQWYAAEFKDPMMLDPPVWFKSFIFCEVLVQMPFFPVATYAFCKGGCRWIRTPAIIYSAHVATTLMPILSYILFHEFPVAPHPGPQTPGERLTLVSIYAPYLLIPIMLLFTMLFSPAYSPALQAREGKKLQ, from the exons ATGTTCACTCGTATCTTAGAgattatctttttcttttattttgcctCACATATCCCAATTACGCTGTTCATTGATCTCCAAGCATTGCTGCCGGAACACATTTATCCGCAGACC CTGAAAGACTTGTTACAGTGGTATGCCGCTGAGTTCAAAGACCCGATGATGCTGGATCCGCCGGTTTGGTTCAAGTCCTTCATTTTCTGCGAGGTCCTCGTGCAAATGCCATTCTTTCCTGTCGCGACATACGCATTCTGTAAAG GCGGCTGTAGGTGGATCCGAACCCCTGCCATCATCTACTCTGCCCATGTGGCCACCACGCTAATGCCCATCCTTTCCTACATCCTGTTCCACGAGTTCCCCGTTGCCCCGCACCCTGGACCCCAGACCCCGGGAGAGCGCCTCACATTGGTCTCCATCTACGCCCCCTACCTTCTGATACCCATAATGCTCCTCTTCACCATGCTGTTCAGCCCAGCGTACAGTCCTGCCCTGCAGGCCAGGGAGGGCAAGAAGCTGCAGTGA
- the LOC133107938 gene encoding intraflagellar transport protein 20 homolog isoform X3: MAKDPLAEAGLHFDELNKLRVLEPEAAQKTAGLKEECKEFVDKIGHFQRIVGDLIELVDALAKEAELEKMKAIGARNLLKSVAKQRESQQQQLHALIAEKKMQLERSEQLCREAGPV; encoded by the exons ATGGCGAAAGATCCGCTCGCGGAAGCCGGTCTTCATTTCGATGAGCTCAACAAGCTGCGGGTGCTGGAGCCGGAGGCGGCGCAGAAAACCGCCGGGCTGAAGGAGGAGTGCAAGGAGTTTGTTGACA AAATTGGGCACTTCCAGAGGATTGTGGGTGATCTCATTGAGCTGGTGGATGCGCTGGCAAAGGAGGCTGAGTTGGAGAAGATGAAG GCCATAGGAGCGCGGAACCTGCTGAAGTCCGTGGCCAAGCAGAGGGagagccagcagcagcagcttcaCGCGCTGATCGCAGAGAAGAAGATGCAGCTGGAGAG AAGTGAGCAGCTGTGCAGGGAGGCGGGGCCTGTCTGA
- the LOC133107938 gene encoding intraflagellar transport protein 20 homolog isoform X2 — translation MAKDPLAEAGLHFDELNKLRVLEPEAAQKTAGLKEECKEFVDKIGHFQRIVGDLIELVDALAKEAELEKMKAIGARNLLKSVAKQRESQQQQLHALIAEKKMQLERYRIEYDALSKVEAEQSEFIDQFILQK, via the exons ATGGCGAAAGATCCGCTCGCGGAAGCCGGTCTTCATTTCGATGAGCTCAACAAGCTGCGGGTGCTGGAGCCGGAGGCGGCGCAGAAAACCGCCGGGCTGAAGGAGGAGTGCAAGGAGTTTGTTGACA AAATTGGGCACTTCCAGAGGATTGTGGGTGATCTCATTGAGCTGGTGGATGCGCTGGCAAAGGAGGCTGAGTTGGAGAAGATGAAG GCCATAGGAGCGCGGAACCTGCTGAAGTCCGTGGCCAAGCAGAGGGagagccagcagcagcagcttcaCGCGCTGATCGCAGAGAAGAAGATGCAGCTGGAGAG GTACAGGATCGAGTATGATGCGCTTTCCAAGGTGGAGGCGGAGCAGAGCGAGTTCATTGATCAGTTCATTCTGCAGAAGTGA
- the LOC133107938 gene encoding intraflagellar transport protein 20 homolog isoform X1: MAKDPLAEAGLHFDELNKLRVLEPEAAQKTAGLKEECKEFVDKIGHFQRIVGDLIELVDALAKEAELEKMKAIGARNLLKSVAKQRESQQQQLHALIAEKKMQLERSVCTTDCKSNMDKVPVTSPTDYPWVHEKCFETRRTEVYG; this comes from the exons ATGGCGAAAGATCCGCTCGCGGAAGCCGGTCTTCATTTCGATGAGCTCAACAAGCTGCGGGTGCTGGAGCCGGAGGCGGCGCAGAAAACCGCCGGGCTGAAGGAGGAGTGCAAGGAGTTTGTTGACA AAATTGGGCACTTCCAGAGGATTGTGGGTGATCTCATTGAGCTGGTGGATGCGCTGGCAAAGGAGGCTGAGTTGGAGAAGATGAAG GCCATAGGAGCGCGGAACCTGCTGAAGTCCGTGGCCAAGCAGAGGGagagccagcagcagcagcttcaCGCGCTGATCGCAGAGAAGAAGATGCAGCTGGAGAGGTCAGTCTGCACCACAGACTGTAAATCAAATATGGACAAAGTGCCTGTtacatcacccactgactatccatgggttCATGAAAAGTGCTTTGAAACCCGCAGAACTGAAGTATACGGGTGA